One segment of Triticum aestivum cultivar Chinese Spring chromosome 2A, IWGSC CS RefSeq v2.1, whole genome shotgun sequence DNA contains the following:
- the LOC123186467 gene encoding protein FLOWERINGUS T-like, with protein sequence MASRDPLIVGRIVGDVVDYFDMAAQLRVMYGNREITNGSELRPSQVENQPTVRITGRRGSLYTLVMVDPDVPSPTNPSQREYLHWMVTDIPDGGDVSRGTEVVAYEKPQPTAGIHRVAFVVFRQAARQAIYAPGWRSNFITRDLAECYGLGAPVAAAYFNCQREGSCGGRRYR encoded by the exons ATGGCGTCGAGGGATCCGCTGATCGTGGGGAGGATCGTCGGCGACGTGGTCGACTACTTCGACATGGCGGCGCAGCTGAGGGTGATGTACGGCAACAGGGAGATCACCAACGGGTCCGAGCTGAGGCCGTCGCAGGTGGAGAACCAGCCGACGGTGCGGATCACAGGACGCCGCGGGTCACTTTACACGCTC GTGATGGTCGACCCTGATGTACCCAGCCCAACTAACCCTTCCCAACGGGAGTACCTCCATTG GATGGTGACAGACATACCAGATGGAGGTGACGTGAGCCGCG GAACCGAGGTGGTGGCGTACGAGAAGCCGCAGCCGACGGCGGGGATCCACCGTGTGGCATTCGTCGTGTTCCGGCAGGCAGCGCGGCAGGCCATCTACGCGCCAGGGTGGCGCTCCAACTTCATCACCAGGGACCTGGCCGAGTGCTACGGCCTCGGTGCTCCGGTGGCCGCCGCCTACTTCAACTGCCAGAGGGAGGGCAGCTGCGGTGGCCGGAGGTACAGGTGA